A DNA window from Daucus carota subsp. sativus chromosome 3, DH1 v3.0, whole genome shotgun sequence contains the following coding sequences:
- the LOC108214529 gene encoding transcriptional corepressor SEUSS, translated as MVPSGPPTPNGGGGQSIPPSLLRSNSALMGGQGGSVNSPQNGFNMQQRNQFNSMNMLGNGANVSSLLHQTFGNGGPTAALSGPGSSQRGVIDNGAESDQLSSVGNGMGFNPHSSSYSVSNMGNPNNPAQLHPNNSVQVQGQQFANPSGNQMFHDQQGQQLESQNFQHNQQVLQQFHAPNSIHQQQQVQYQSVRGGMGGIGPVKLEPQMTIDQHGQSSLQLQSMRNLGGVKLESQQMQTMRSLAPIKIEGQHSDQSYMHPQQQQQLLQMPRQPPQAAQMNLLHQQRLMQQQQQQQQLLKANAQQRSLLQSQFQPQNVPSKPVYEPGTCARRLTHYMYQQQHRPEDNNIEFWRKFVAEYFTPNAKKKWCVSLYGNGRQTTGVFPQDVWHCEICNRKPGRGFEATADVLPRLFKMKYESGTLEELLYVDMPREYHNSSGQIVLDYAKAIQTSVFEQLRVVRDGQLRLVFSSDLKICSWEFCARHHEEVIPRRLLIPQVSQLGAAAQKYQAATQNASANSVPELQNNCNMFVASARQLAKALEVPLVNDLGYTKRYVRCLQISEVVNSMRDLIQYSINNGIGPMESLVKFPRRTGTSSGSHAQTQQPEQLLQQQTVAQNSNNVDSVQATIMQMSSINNGIQSVNNSLNSAPATSSTSTIAGLLNQNSMNSRQQNPVHSANSPYGGGGSQIPSPGSSATIPQVQSNHSPFQSLTPSATNNPSQTSHNGLTASAQTNTVNSPNISVQQPAVSGDPDPNDSQSSVQKIISDIMMSSQHGGTGMAGGGSLGNEMKNVNRLLNSSNNASLGGGNSLAENGMVNGNTGVGVSGFANMGNGLGSRAAMLLNSASMNGRVGMTANRDQNVTNHQQQDMSTLNGLGAVNGFNGLQFDWKPSP; from the exons ATGGTGCCTTCAGGGCCTCCTACTCCAAATGGTGGTGGGGGGCAGTCTATTCCACCGTCGCTCTTGAGGTCGAATTCTGCTCTCATGGGTGGTCAAGGGGGTTCTGTTAATTCTCCTCAGAACGGTTTTAATATGCAGCAGCGCAATCAATTCAACAGCATGAATATGTTGGGTAATGGGGCGAATGTTTCGTCCCTCCTCCATCAGACTTTTGGAAATGGTGGTCCAACTGCCGCTCTTTCTGGCCCAGGGAGTTCGCAGCGTGGAGTAATTGATAATGGGGCCGAGTCGGATCAACTTTCTAGTGTTGGAAATGGAATGGGTTTCAATCCCCATTCCTCATCATATTCAGTGTCAAATATGGGAAATCCTAATAACCCTGCTCAACTTCATCCAAATAATTCCGTTCAAGTTCAGGGACAACAATTTGCCAACCCTTCAGGCAACCAGATGTTTCATGATCAACAAGGTCAACAACTTGAATCTCAGAACTTCCAACACAATCAGCAGGTTTTGCAACAGTTTCATGCCCCCAACAGTATTCATCAGCAACAGCAGGTACAGTATCAATCTGTTCGAGGTGGAATGGGTGGAATTGGACCTGTCAAGTTGGAGCCACAAATGACCATTGATCAACATGGACAATCATCACTGCAGTTGCAATCTATGCGAAATCTAGGTGGTGTGAAATTGGAATCTCAACAAATGCAGACTATGCGAAGTTTGGCTCCTATAAAGATAGAGGGCCAACACTCTGATCAGTCGTATATGCACccacagcagcagcagcaattGCTTCAAATGCCCAGACAGCCACCCCAGGCTGCCCAGATGAATCTATTGCATCAGCAGAGACTtatgcagcagcagcagcagcagcagcaactcCTCAAAGCAAATGCCCAGCAAAGATCCCTTTTGCAATCTCAATTCCAGCCACAAAATGTGCCTTCAAAACCAGTATATGAACCGGGAACGTGTGCCAGGCGACTTACACATTATATGTATCAACAACAACACAGACCTGAG GACAATAATATTGAGTTCTGGAGGAAATTTGTTGCGGAATATTTTACTCCAAATGCCAAGAAAAAATGGTGTGTTTCATTGTATGGAAATGGTCGCCAAACTACAGGAGTTTTTCCCCAG GATGTCTGGCACTGTGAAATATGTAACCGCAAACCTGGCCGTGGTTTTG AGGCCACAGCCGATGTTCTACCTAGGCTTTTCAAGATGAAGTACGAGAGTGGTACTCTAGAAGAACTTCTTTATGTTGACATGCCTCGTGAGTACCATAATTCATCTGGTCAGATTGTCCTCGACTATGCAAAAGCCATCCAAACAAGTGTGTTTGAGCAACTCCGTGTTGTCCGTGATGGACAATTGCGGCTAGTTTTTTCTTCTGACCTAAAG ATATGCTCTTGGGAATTTTGTGCTCGGCATCACGAAGAGGTTATCCCTCGAAGACTCTTAATACCACAG GTTAGTCAGCTTGGGGCTGCTGCTCAAAAGTATCAGGCTGCTACTCAAAATGCATCAGCTAATTCTGTTCCAGAATTGCAAAATAATTGTAACAT GTTTGTTGCATCAGCTCGTCAATTGGCAAAAGCTTTGGAGGTACCTCTGGTAAATGATTTAGGGTATACTAAGCGATATGTACGGTGTCTTCAG ATATCAGAAGTGGTTAACAGCATGAGAGATTTGATTCAATACAGCATAAACAATGGGATTGGACCTATGG AGAGCCTGGTCAAGTTCCCTCGTAGAACAGGTACCTCATCAGGATCTCATGCTCAGACCCAGCAACCTGAGCAACTACTGCAACAGCAAACAGTCGCCCAGAACTCCAATAACGTGGACTCTGTCCAGGCTACTATTATGCAAATGTCTTCTATCAACAATGGTATACAGAGCGTAAATAACTCTCTAAACTCAGCACCTGCTACTTCTTCTACCAGTACCATTGCTGGCCTTCTAAATCAGAACTCAATGAATTCTAGACAACAAAACCCAGTGCATAGTGCAAACAGTCCATATGGTGGAGGTGGATCTCAGATTCCTTCTCCTGGTTCCTCTGCTACTATTCCGCAAGTTCAGTCCAACCATTCTCCTTTCCAGTCACTAACCCCATCCGCAACTAATAATCCCTCACAAACTTCTCATAATGGATTGACAGCTTCAGCACAAACGAATACTGTGAATTCACCAAACATTTCTGTGCAACAGCCTGCTGTTTCGGGTGATCCTGACCCCAATGATTCACAGAGCTCTGTCCAGAAAATAATAAGTGATATAATGATGTCTTCTCAACATGGTGGTACTGGTATGGCAGGTGGGGGTTCATTGGGAAATGAGATGAAAAATGTGAACAGATTATTAAATTCAAGCAATAACGCTAGCCTCGGTGGTGGTAACAGCCTTGCGGAAAATGGAATGGTCAATGGCAATACAGGTGTTGGGGTTTCTGGGTTTGCAAACATGGGCAATGGACTTGGAAGCCGAGCTGCAATGCTCCTTAATTCTGCCAGCATGAATGGGAGGGTAGGAATGACAGCGAATCGAGATCAGAATGTTACTAATCATCAGCAACAGGATATGAGTACTCTTAATGGTCTTGGAGCAGTTAATGGTTTCAATGGTCTGCAATTTGACTGGAAACCATCTCCGTAA